In the genome of Pseudomonas sp. P5_109, one region contains:
- a CDS encoding 2OG-Fe(II) oxygenase, with protein MSEHYLDRLDWPLLEQQLDQDGYAVIPALLSHKACGQISALYPQTEPFRSHVVMARHGFGRGEYKYFSYPLPELVARLRSALYPRLVPIANRWHEQMGLPGRFPESHPAFLERCHAAGQNRPTPLLLQYGAQDYNCLHQDLYGEHVFPLQVAILLSDPEQDFTGGEFVMTEQRPRMQSRPMVIGLNKGDGLIFAVNQRPVKGTRGYYRVTLRHGVSRLHGGKRHTLGIIFHDAS; from the coding sequence ATGAGCGAACACTATCTGGACAGGCTGGACTGGCCCCTGCTGGAACAGCAACTTGATCAGGACGGTTACGCCGTCATCCCGGCACTGCTGAGCCACAAGGCTTGCGGGCAAATCAGCGCCTTGTACCCCCAAACCGAGCCTTTTCGCTCGCACGTGGTGATGGCTCGCCACGGGTTTGGCCGGGGCGAGTACAAGTATTTCAGCTACCCTTTGCCGGAACTCGTGGCCCGTTTGCGCAGCGCACTCTACCCACGACTGGTGCCCATCGCCAATCGCTGGCATGAGCAGATGGGTTTGCCGGGGCGCTTTCCCGAATCTCATCCGGCCTTCCTCGAACGCTGCCATGCCGCCGGTCAGAACCGTCCGACGCCGTTGTTGCTGCAATATGGTGCGCAGGACTACAACTGCCTGCATCAGGATCTGTACGGTGAGCACGTTTTCCCACTGCAGGTGGCGATTTTGCTTTCAGACCCCGAGCAAGATTTCACCGGCGGTGAATTTGTCATGACCGAACAGCGTCCGCGCATGCAGTCACGCCCGATGGTCATCGGCCTGAACAAAGGTGACGGGCTGATCTTTGCCGTCAACCAGCGGCCGGTCAAAGGGACTCGTGGTTACTACCGCGTGACCCTGCGTCACGGCGTGAGTCGCCTGCACGGCGGCAAACGGCATACCCTTGGAATCATCTTTCACGATGCGTCATGA
- a CDS encoding DUF1883 domain-containing protein gives MKFIHQREHLNEDDIVVIQCSQMCNIRLMNDANFRSFKNGGRHTYHGGAFDTFPARITAPSTGFWNITIDTVSHRAISVTRKPTLTHSIKIIRRSSTKLS, from the coding sequence ATGAAATTTATCCATCAGCGCGAGCACCTCAATGAGGACGACATTGTCGTCATTCAATGCTCCCAAATGTGCAACATCCGTTTAATGAACGACGCCAACTTCCGCAGCTTCAAGAATGGCGGTCGTCACACCTATCACGGTGGAGCCTTCGACACCTTTCCGGCCCGCATCACCGCGCCGAGCACCGGTTTCTGGAACATCACCATCGACACCGTGAGTCACCGCGCGATCAGCGTGACACGCAAACCCACCCTGACTCACTCGATCAAAATCATTCGCCGTTCCAGCACGAAACTGAGCTGA
- the alkB gene encoding DNA oxidative demethylase AlkB, translating to MRHDPMNPLTFDLFTDAEPAQQPRREQIGEQSYVLRGFALPWLERLLPALEEVLAAAPFRQMVTPGGFTMSVALSSCGTLGWTTDRSGYQYTRHDPQTGRPWPMMPEVFLQLAQAAAQAAGFSDFAPDACLINRYIPGAKMSLHQDKDEHSYAAPIVSVSLGLPAMFLFGGFARSDKSQRVPLLHGDIVVWGGVDRLRYHGVLPIKDGHHPKLGEQRINFTFRTAG from the coding sequence ATGCGTCATGACCCCATGAATCCGCTGACTTTCGATCTGTTTACCGATGCAGAACCCGCGCAACAGCCCAGGCGCGAGCAGATCGGCGAACAGTCCTACGTACTCAGAGGCTTTGCCCTGCCCTGGCTGGAGCGCTTGCTGCCCGCCCTGGAAGAAGTGCTGGCGGCCGCGCCGTTTCGGCAGATGGTCACGCCCGGCGGCTTTACCATGTCGGTCGCCTTGAGCAGTTGTGGCACACTCGGCTGGACCACCGACCGCAGCGGTTATCAGTACACCCGCCACGATCCGCAGACCGGCCGGCCCTGGCCGATGATGCCCGAAGTGTTTTTGCAGCTGGCGCAAGCGGCGGCGCAGGCAGCAGGCTTCAGCGATTTTGCGCCTGACGCCTGCCTGATCAACCGCTACATTCCCGGGGCAAAAATGTCATTGCATCAGGACAAGGACGAACATTCCTACGCAGCGCCCATCGTTTCGGTCTCGCTGGGGTTGCCGGCGATGTTCCTGTTTGGCGGCTTTGCGCGCAGCGACAAAAGCCAGCGCGTTCCCCTGCTGCATGGCGACATCGTGGTCTGGGGTGGCGTGGATCGCCTGCGTTATCACGGCGTGTTGCCGATCAAGGACGGGCATCACCCGAAACTCGGCGAGCAGCGCATCAACTTCACCTTCCGTACCGCTGGGTAA